The Hydrogenimonas thermophila genome has a window encoding:
- a CDS encoding glycosyltransferase family 2 protein: MKVDLVIATYNRASFLKQTLDNVLEYQNELNKIFVINNNSQDNTMDILIEYEKKSPKIKVFNMDKNLGAPGGKNIGLKESKADVVIVLDDDAIFCSYNPIKEIINIFKQEKDLGIIQFKIINYQTKKILNYEFPGKLPEKNGDKEFYTGYFIGAGHAIKREMLEKVGYYPDDFFYAHEELDLSYRAINNGYKIKYYPKVAIYHKKAPGGRLSPKEVIKHNFRNRLIMNYKYLPLKYRIINNSLWFLKTLKDSKNLLIPLKAIVEYIQIKDDLKINKLKEKAIDYCRQYNGRLYY; the protein is encoded by the coding sequence ATGAAAGTAGATTTGGTAATAGCTACATATAATAGAGCTAGTTTTTTAAAACAAACATTAGATAATGTATTAGAATATCAAAATGAATTAAATAAAATCTTTGTTATTAATAATAATTCTCAGGATAATACTATGGATATTTTGATAGAGTATGAAAAAAAAAGTCCTAAAATTAAAGTTTTTAATATGGATAAAAATTTAGGAGCACCAGGAGGTAAAAATATTGGTCTAAAAGAAAGCAAAGCAGATGTAGTTATAGTATTAGATGATGATGCAATTTTTTGTTCATATAATCCTATAAAAGAAATTATAAATATTTTTAAGCAAGAAAAAGATCTAGGAATTATTCAATTTAAAATTATCAACTATCAAACAAAAAAAATACTCAATTATGAGTTCCCTGGCAAACTTCCTGAAAAAAATGGAGATAAAGAATTTTATACAGGATATTTTATAGGTGCTGGACATGCTATTAAGAGAGAAATGCTAGAAAAGGTTGGATATTATCCGGATGACTTTTTTTATGCACATGAAGAACTTGACTTAAGTTATAGAGCTATAAATAATGGATATAAAATAAAATATTATCCAAAAGTAGCTATCTATCATAAAAAGGCTCCTGGAGGTAGATTGTCTCCAAAAGAAGTAATAAAGCATAATTTTAGAAATAGATTAATAATGAATTACAAATATTTACCACTAAAATATCGCATAATAAATAATTCTTTATGGTTTTTGAAAACACTAAAAGATTCAAAAAATTTGTTAATACCTTTAAAGGCTATAGTAGAATATATTCAAATAAAAGATGATTTAAAGATAAATAAACTTAAAGAAAAAGCTATTGATTATTGTAGGCAATATAATGGAAGGCTATATTACTAA